tagatcactactttagttatctaaatgctcttatattagttaacagagggagtactaaattaAGCTGTTTGGCGTTCTATAAAACAGCAAAGGTGCAAAGTGGAATATAATTAATTATGGTCTTTCATTGGTACCCTTTTTTATGTTGCGCTTACCGGATTTCATAGGAACGAGAAGAACGACGCAGAAAGTTAAAGAGAGATCAACCAGATGATggaccaaggccaagaccacaacaGGTTAGGAATGATCATGCAACCCAAAACAAGATTGGCGGATACAAACGAGTTAAAGAGACACCTCAGGGTATGTTTGTATCTGAAAGCCATATTCTTGTGAATCATGTCGAATTGTCCCATGGCCACGTCTTGTTCTTGTATTCTTGTTTGTCGATTCTTAAATAAACTATTACTATCGTATATACTTACGCTAAGTTCATAAAAAAATACTTATGCTTAGCCTaaaaaaaaatagatttttgatATTTTTCACCCTTGCTCTGACGTTGTCCCTGTTTTCAGGTTGGATGGATTGCCCTGCATCTGGTCAACCAATAGACAAAATCATACCCTCTAAAGTTCCGCTGGATGAAACATTCAATGAGTCGGTTCCTCCTGGAAAAAGATATTCTTCCAAACAAGTTGTTAATAAACAAAGAAAGGCTGGCAGGGACGTAAGTACAGTTTTCTACTCACACGACACTAATACACATTCCAATACTTATTATGTTATAGGCTGGATATTATGCTTTTTTCCTGTTATCTGGCCCTACTTTGAAGTATGCATATTTGAATGGAGTTATTTGTGACACAGAATACATGCATTTCTTTATCCATGCTCTGTTTGTACTCATGATTGTCGTTATTGTTGCCCGTTCTCTTGTATGAGTGTATGATGTTTGTGCTACTTCCCCCACTTATGCACTGATGGTCACATGTCACCTATTGCTTGAGTGAATTATATATCTCAGTTCCATATTCATTTAGTTTGCTATGATAGTATGATCCATGATTAGCTGGCTTATATTAGGCCAGAGGGATTGCTAACTTGTTTCTCAAATATGCCGACTCCAAAAGCACACTTGGGGAGGTGATCTAAAGTATGGACGTTTTGAAATACTTGTTAAAGTAAAATATAAATCTTCTGAAAAGAGCATAGTATATGGCAGGGAACAAAGATAATATCGACATGCATCTTGTATGTCTTGATTGATTAGTTAGCAAGTACTGGAGCTAGAGAAAATATATTAAGCACTCTGTATGGTCCCTTACAGGTGAAAAGCTAAATAGCTTCTGGCAATGACGTTTTAGTGATATTTTAGACTTGTGTACCAGTTTCTCTGTAGTATGTGCTTTTGCTCAAATTCTTATTGCGATCCTGTGACCCCACTGCTACGCTATTCCGCTACCACTAGTTAGTTGTTATTTGCAATCATAACTGAACACAGGTAAATTGATTTTCTTGTTTCTTAAAATTGGAGGTGAATTAATTTTCAATATAAACTTCAGTCCTTATCATTTGTGCCGAAAGGCCTGTCTTTCTAGCCACAATAAAGATAAACTTATTAGATCATAAATGCAATTTACAGTACACTTGCACTCGTGTTGTTGTAACAGTTGCTTGAAGTATCTAAATTCTCAGTTGACATACTTTCTGCTGATTGTCTCTTTTCTTATCTTCTAGCTATTTGCTATTGAAGAGAGCTATACAATCCATAATGAGTACTTGATTTGATAGCTTGTTGCTTGTATTAACTATTCCCCCACTGCTATTTTATCAGATAGGTTTGGTGATTGACTTGACAAATACCTCTCGGTACTATTCGCCAGCAGAGTGGACGAAGCAAGGTACTAAACATGTCAAGGTGAGAGTGAGACCTCAGTTTACATAGTAATATGTATATTCCAGCATTAATAAAAAATAATTCCTGTGACATTTCTGTTCATTTCAGATTGCTTGCAGGGGGAGAGATGCTGTACCAGAAAATGAAGCTGTTAACACGTTTGTGTATGAGGTAACCTATATTCCTAGTTTGATGACCTTGCCACTATGCTTTTTTGATGTATTTTTGGTTAGACATGAATATGTAAACTTCAAATCTTCTTTTAATTTTCTGGGCAATTTTTTTAATTGTTGGTTACCAAAATGTACTGCTGGAAAAAAAAAAGGTGAACACCTGTCGTCAAGGTTTTGAACATGGTGCTCTATACTGTAGTTGCTACATAACATATGTTGCGTATGTGTCGCACTTGATAGTTAGGTTAAGTGCCTATGTGTTGTTAGTATAAAAGAACGGAAGTCTAATAAATTAATAATGATACCAGATCAAGTGCATGCTTGCACCTGCTGTTTTTCATTCAGCCATCTACAAATTGTTACATAACATATGTTGCGTATGTGTCACACTTGATTGTCACACTTGATAGTTAGGTTAAGTGCCTATGTGTTGTTAGTACAAAAGAATGGAAGTCTAATAATTAATAATGATACCAGATGAAGTGTATGCTTGCACCTGCTGTTTTTCATTCAGCCATCCACAATTGTTGAAATACTAGTAACCACACGTGAATTGTGACTTTAGTCGAAACATGAAAAAAACTAGCTATCTTAACATCTATAAGTATATTGTCTTATTTTTTGGATGCTTTCTTACATTCCATATTGTTGATGTGgaagaaaactataaaaaacaTGTAGTTCAGAAAACTTGTTTAGAAATGCTAGTAGATATTAGATGGCAACATAGGACAGGCACAAAAGAAAATAAGTCCATATATATTGATCATTGTAATTATGTTGAATCAAAAGACATTGTTCAGAATTTTCTTAAGAGCAATTCAACATAATTACACGTAGTCTCTCCAGTTGGAACTACATGTTTGCACTTGTAGTCTCTCCAGTTGGAACACGTAGACCAGAATATTGATAACCTAATTGCAGTAAATTCCTTTAAACAATCATGCTAAATTTCCTTTAACCTAATTTATTAGCTAATGAAGCTCTATCGATGCTAAATTTTAGGTGTTGGCGTTTCATGAGCGCCAGAAGCCATCAAGGAATCCCAAATACGTACTTGTTCACTGTACTCATGGGCATAACCGTACTGGCTTTATGATTGTTCATTACCTAATGCGCACACAACTGTCTAGTGTTACTGAGGTGAGACAACTTATGCTTCAAATGTAATTTATTGCAATATTTCTTTTTGTTTCCTTGGCTAAATCTTTTATTTGCTAGGCTTTAAATATATTTGCTCAAAGACGGCCTCCAGGAATATATAAAACCGACTACATTCAAGCACTGTATACATTTTATCATGAAATTCCTGAAAGTATCACATGTCCACCGACACCGGAATGGAAGAGGCCTTCTGATCTTGATTTGAATGGTGAAGCTAAGCAGGATGACGATGACGACAATGGCGAGTCTGCACCATCACCAGTAGGTGTTAATTCCAGTACATGTTTGGACAATTCTCTGTTAATGCCACTCAGGTCAACATCATAAGATGATTTGACAATCTACAGCTAATAAATTTGTTTTAAAAGAATAATTGCATGTGGGGCGCATGTAGTGTAAGGTGTAAACTAGCATTTGTATTCCTGTGAACTTTGCATGCAAAATTTAGAAAATGATCAAAACTGCTGGTTagatattttctactccctccgtcccagcaAAATTATGGGACGGAGGCAGTATATGCCAGCAACATTTTAAGGGGTTTTGATTGTACTTTGGAGAAAGTAAGGTCCTTTCATGTACTGTTGTCTTTGACATGAAATATTACGGAAATGTTTACCAAGCAAAATATTACATTTCCCCCTACATCCACCAATCACTAACACATTTATTAGCCAATGAAACAGTATTTTAGGATGTTTTTAGAAGCTTGCGAAGTTTGCATGGGTCACATTGAATTTGGATTAACACCTACATGGCATCTCATATGTTGTTTCCTTGTGAATCTATATATCCTTTTTACTAGATAGGTCCAGGGTTTTACTAAAGTATCAATACTTCTGTACAACATTTTCTTATATTGCTAATGGTTGTCAAAATATTCCTGCTTATTGTAGGATCCTGTAGATGACAAGGCCATTACTAATGATGATGTCCTAGGGGATGCTGTACCTTTCGACCAGCAAGATATCTTGCGTGGCATATGTTTCAAATTGCTTGATTTTGTACCCAATGTAAGTTTTAAACCTGTCTTTTGCTCTTAGTCACATCTTTCACATACTCCTCAGTCTTCCCCACCCGTAAAATTGTTAATGACGTAGTTCCCTTTGCTCTATGCCGACAGAAAAATGTTGTCAGCACTTCCATTTGTGTAGTTTGGGCTTGTCACTGTGCCACTATGTATGTACTCATAGCTATgttgattatacgatcactagttTCATTTTCTCAAACCAGTTTACAAAGTTACACTCTATTTTGATTACTATGGTACTATGGTTTCAAGAATCTTATTTGATCAAAATCTGAATTCAGTTAACTTGTTGCAAACACAGATGGTTAACTCTTCTCGTATCAAGTAATTTTTGAAGTTTGACACAGAAGAGTCTATGAACATCCATTTTTAATTTATTAGTGGCTGTAGCTTTGATGAATAGGTGTGACGATGAAAACTTCTTTTGCTTGTGTTGGAGATCATTTCACTGAAGCTTGTTTTTATGTGCATATCCATTGTGTTTCACTGTCTTGTTTTCTTTCGTATCCTTTTATTTTAACTGTAGCCATCCCTTTATTTTGAACTTACCACACTACCCCTGTATAATCGTTGTGCCCAAAGCAAGCTTCTTACAGTGTTCTGCTACCCTTTTGCTTTCCAGGGTAGAGCTAATGCTCAATTTCCAGGATCTCATCCAGTTTCCCTCAACAGGTATCACTTAATCCAATTTAGATGCTGTTTGTGCAAAGTGGTCTTGGTGTACAAAATGCATGTTCTCTTAGGGGGTTTCCTACCAAATAACCCCACTATATGCTAAATCATGTCGTACTGGAGATGAGCACACAATTAAGGGCAAGCGTATACCCCAAATAAAGGCATTAGCTTCTTATTATGTATGCAATTATGCATACATTGGAGGTTGCATTTTACATAAATTTGTTCTACTTTGTTGTGGTCACTAATATTTCTTTGCACTTTGTAGAAGCCAATAGGCAATATGCCATGTGCATATAGTAACATTATATTATATACTAAGTAAGGGAGTTGCTTGTTTGCGCCTGGAATAATTCTTATGAATAAAGCGACAGATGACTGCCATATAAGGAAGAACTATGTCTATGTGATAGCTGTAGAGTTTGCTTTAGCATGCAGTCGTTATTTTGCTTTGATGGGATAATAGGGTTACATGAGTCTAACCCAATGCAGATGCTGTTTGTTCGTTTTGTCAAGCAATAAGAGTCAGTACTCACCTCATATTGAATTACCTAATTGCACCCTTCTGTGTGCTATTTATATAAGTAAACGTGTAGATTGACACCCTTTGTCTTTTTAAGGTTCATAGAACAACATTTATATGTCTGGAATAACCTTGATGTTCATTTTGCTCCTTGAGATGTATCTTTTGTTTAGATATCTCTCTCTGTCTCTTACCTCTCATCTGTCAAATTTGATTCGGGAAGTGGGATTAGTTGACCGGCTGTAGTTTGATGACAGAAGCATTGTTTGAGGAAATGTTTCCGCAGTCAAGAATGGTTGATGTGCCGAATAGATAGTAAAGAAAGAGAATGTAATTCTTTGTTTATTATACACAGAGCGCGTTCCAACTAGGGCATGCAAATCCTAAAGTATGGCACATGCAAGTATCGTTTGACCATAATGTAGCTCTAATTTATAAGCCTCTAAGGCTTTGTTGAACAAAAAACAGGTGAATGAAGCTAGAGGAAAGGATAAACATAATTAGAATCAGGAACCAAGTCCAACCTTTCACTGGAACTGGAGTATGGATAGTCCAGTATTATAGCCTCATATCCTTGGGTAAAACTTGCATAAACTCCCTTCCTTTCTCATCAGCTCCTCCTACTATCCATTTTGTGTTCTTGCTATCTTGTCTCCATATCTGCCATTCTCTGTCACCTAACAACCAAATGATGAGTTGATGACATGACACCCTTCTTAAGTTCCTCCTCCTGGTCCAAGGTCATGTTGCTTCATCCTTTTGTGCCGTGCACTCCTAATTTTTTTTAATGCCTAGCCACCTCCTTTTGCTGCTCCGACTGGTACTTTGTCCATGGCGAAGAGTTCCTCTTGTGGTATAGTTGATGCATTCTACCGTGGCATTATGGTTTAATGTTGCCATTTTTGGTCCACATCTAGCATATGTGTCAGCATTCAAGAGAGTGCCTATGTCATCGAAATACATAGACACCATGCATGCTTAATGTAATACCCTCCCTAAGCACTGAACGTTTGGTCTTACAATTGCCTGCTGCTGTTCCGCTCTATACTGTTATGGCCAACTAGTTTGCCGTAATTGtagctttttctttttttgcttgaaaGTGAAAAATCAAGAAGAAAAATGTTACTCGTGTCGATGTAATTATAATAAAGAAAGGTTGGCCATCAACTAGTTTCAGCTAGGTTGAACGGAAGAAGTCATTCTTTAATTAGAAAATAATACAAGAGTCTCGCCCTTTAAGAAATAATAGCTGTTAATAGTGTTCTTGCTTCTGTTTTGGCCCTTCCTCTAACTTGTGTTCTTTTGTGTCTCAATTTAAAGTGAGAACCTGCAACTTCTGAGACAAAGATATTATTATGCTACGTGGAAAGCTGATGGAACACGATACATGATGCTTATAATGCGGGATGGCTGTTTCTTAATAGACCGAAACTTCTGCTTTAGAAGAGTTCAGATGCGTTTTCCTATTAGGAATGTTAACGATGTAAGACCTCACTTTTGGTTTGGATAACAGGCGTagtgcattttcttttctttcattATATTGCAGAATTTTACTTTACCTATGTTTTCATAACTCAAGGGTTTCCACAACTTTACATTGATCGATGGAGAAATGGTTGTAGACGCCATACCAGGTGGTGGATTGAAGCGGAGGTACTTAGCGTATGATCTAATGGCAATTAATTTCTCCTCCAAAGTCAAGGTAGAAACTTCAAATCTGTTATCAGTAACTTAAGTTGCCGTTTTATCACCTTCCCAATTGATGACGTGTATGCGCCTGTTTTTTTTCCATCTATTTTGGGGTTGTGGCATGAGTACCAGAGATCTCATTGACCTTTCACGGGAAATCATTGTTGTTGAGATAATAATACAGTATAGCGCACTACAAGTTTATCAGAAGTGATTGATAAGAATATAGTTATATTATTTTGATTGACAGAAGCAAGCTCTTAATTTTTGGATAATCACTGATGAAATATTTTGTGTGTAAATGATTTTAATCTACTTAGATATATGAATATATGGTGATTCTGAAGTTTAAGCATTTGCATTACTCTGTACTGTAGTAACCACATTTTATTTAATCTTCGGATGCAGTTGCCCTTTTCTGACAGGTGGAAGCTACTTGAGGATGAAATAATTCGTCCACGCATCTATGAGAGAAAGCAGTTTGAAACTGGTCTGAAAGGCAATCCATCATACAGATATGACCTGGAACTTTTTTCGGTACCtaaatctagatggattattttgTTTATTTCATTGCAGTACGATGTTCAGTTGATAACCATAAACAGTTCTATGATATTTGGTTTTTATCAGGTAAGGAGAAAGGATTTTTGGCTGCTTTCCACGGTGAAGAAATTACTCAAGGAGTTTATTCCAGCACTTTCACATGAATCTGATGGGCTTATATTTCAGGTAGGGTGGTCCTGTCGTTTCTGGCTTTGATACATGATGTTCGTCGTCCATGGAAATTGGAACATCGAAATGCTATACCCTATAACTATAAGGCAGCAGAGAAAAAGTTAGACATGGTACTAAGAAGCACCGATACGGGGTTAGTTACAGACACGGGGATACGAGCACGGGGATACGGCATTTTCCAAAAACAACCATTCAGGGATTAGGCAGGGTATATAGGTACTTAGAAAAATAAACAGCATGTAATAAAGATTTAATGATAATTTTTAGATAAGAGATTTTTTTGTTACTAGACTGGATATGTATTGCCTCATTTCTATTGGTAAAAGTCTTTGGGCAGTTCACACGAACCCTCTACTCAGGCCCATGTAGCTCTCCACTCAGAGCCCATATAAGACCCAGCTTCTGAAAACACTAGACTAGTCAGCTCCTCCAACCATTCTCTTTTCCTCCAGCCGCCTGATAGCAGATGAAAAGACCGCGCTGCCGCCTGTATCTTCTTCCTCACTGGCGGCTGCAGTCCCCATCTTTCTCCCCGCCCAGagcttcttcctcgtcctcggaTGCCTTGCCATCTTCCTCTCTGCCTGGATGTTCTTCGCCAGGGGGAGAGCTGGGCTTGGGGGAAACAGCGGCGGCTAGCCGGCAACTTGAGAAGCGAGTCCAGGCGGCAGCGGCGTCGAGTCTAGGCCACGCCAGCGCTGTCACTGGAGTCTGGCTCCTAGTCCCCACTGTGTCCACACCGTCTCTGCCTTATCCCAATTTGTTTCCCCTTTTTCAATTCAGAAAATATGGGATGCTGCGGAATACCTGTATCCGCGCGTATGTCTGTGGTCATCCGGCTCTTATCACTGGACTGGTTCTGGAAGTGGTCGTGTTCCAAGTTTAACTTCCTGCATACTAATAACAATGTTTCCGTGACATGGAAGTGACAAAGGACTCGATCTCTACTGAGAGCTATCATCCATATATAAATCTTGCCCTAAAGCATGCTAATGACATGCAGTTAGGAACACTTGTGCACTGAAAATAGCTGCAGTTCATTCAAGGGCATACCCCGCTCCAGTTCTGATTTCCATAACAAGACACTATGTTTGACTTTTTGACGAGTCACTAGTGACATATTGGCTAAGCTGAGCTTTTGTGTCACTTGAGAAAACCTAGCTCAAGCTGCCTCCCTGCAGCTGTTATTTAtcagtccatgtatttcttcatgCATTTCAAGTTATACGCTTAACAGGCTTATTTTTTCCCTTCCATTTTCTTCATATGTTAAAAGTGTTTCTGTTATTCTTAATATAGGGCTGGGATGATCCATACGTGAATCGTACACACGAAGGTCTTTTAAAATGGAAGTACCCAGAGATGAATTCAGTTGACTTTTTGTTTGAGGTTTGTATATGCTTGTCATATTCTTGAATGTTAAATATTAAAATAGAACTACTTTTGGTGTGGAATCTGTTCATGTGGATGTGTGACTTGGGTAAATTTTGTGTCCAATTTATCATCGTTCTAATTTCTGAATGCTGCAGACTGGTAGTGAAAACCGTCAGCTTATTTTTCTGTACGAGAGAGGCAAAAAGAAACTTATGGATGGTACCCGGGTGGTATTTGCTGGTAAGGATGTGTTTGCAATATTTTTTCAACCATTCCCTGGCGCAATCGTGCAGCTTTACTATATTTGTAATACGCTGATTAAGTGTTTCAAAATCTTGGCATACCTGGTAACTTTAAGTCTTGAACTATGGCCCTTGTATGATGTTGTCTTTAAATAGAATCTGCCACAACAGTTTTTTCTCGTGGCATCATGTTTCAATTCTTGAAACAGCCAATTTTGCTGTAATGTGATTTCATTTTGGACTAAATGTGGGTGTTGTCCTGGAACTTCTGCAGATGATGTAGATCCATCTTCAATATCAGGGAAAATTGTTGAGTGCTCTTGGAATAAACAGGAGGACTGCTGGTTCTGCATGCGAATCCGAGCAGATAAGTCAACTCCTAATGATATCAATACTTACAGAAAGGCACTTCCCTTTTCCCCtccctgcctccctccctctctatGGCCGTGCTCGATTTCCTGAACCATATCATGCTGAAAACTAGTGTCAACATCCAGGTCATTCAGTATATGTTATGCACACCTACAAAATTCAGTATCTTGGTGATCCACAGTATAGAGAAATTGGACAAGTGGCGCAGGCTACATGCTCCGTATTGCACATGaatcatagttgtactccctccgtcccaaaattcttgtcttagatttgtctaaatacggatgtatcaagtcatattttagtattagatacatccgtatctagacaaatgtaagacaagaattttgggacggaggtagtagtacatTGTCTTCATAATTCAACATGATCTCTTCTACTCTTAATGCCCCTTTCCTAAACTGGCTAGTGACCATACCCAGTCCTGACTGTTGCTGGCTACATCCTAACTGACAGATGATTGTGATTTTGCATTCATGAGAATCATGTCATTACTAAATTAATCAAGACGTATATTTTGTGTGGTGAGTTCATCTTTCATGGTCGCTTCATGGTTAGGTTGTCAATTTGCAATCAGATACACAATTTGTAAAGTTTAATAATAGTCAAATGATGTTGACTTGCGATGGTTGATAAATTTTGAGCTCTCCAATTTAATACATTTATTATTGCCATTGCATTTTACTTTCTTCCTATTGCAGACCATCGCTATTCTTCATACACTATAGACTTTACTGTGCAATTTTACTCCATCTCCTGCTGTGTAGACATCAAGAGTATGAGAAACAGAATCGCTATGTACAATCTGACAATTTCCATTGTCTTGTCGTAATGGACAGGTGATGAGGAGCATCACAGATAACATTACTGAAGACAAGCTCCTGGGCGAGATGAGTGAGATCAGTAGCCTTCCGATGTACGCCGACAGGAAGGCCCATGCTGACAGGAAAGCCCACGCCGAGAAGATGGCTCACCAGCACAGAAGGAGGGGATAAGGCGAATAATCTTGGTCTTCTGAACTAGAATCAACAATGCCGGCTGGCCTCTGTAGCCTGTGTATTTAGCAATAATCAATTTTTGACTTCAATTAAACAACAGCGGTCACTACACAAGTTTTTCAATGCTTTGTCATATTGGCCATTGTACATGTATCGTTCCAGAGTCCTGTATATCTCTTATTGTGTGTCATCAATGCTTGATATCATTGTCGTTTGGTCTATACTTCTGAATAGCTTTGTCGGCACTTTTTTCAATGTGGTGTGTTTTCTTTGCCCTATCCTTGTATGAACGTCATGTTCTTTCTTTAATCAAGTTAAAACACACACCATAGTTGCATTGCCTATCGCAAGTACGCAGTGGTGGGCAATGTGTTCGGAATGGTAACAGCATCCCATGTCCAACCATAGAGCAAGTTATTAGAGAAATTGCAGTGGTTTAGCACGTTTAGCacttattgaagacttcatatTTCTGGCTTGTCGGGCAAGAGTTATTCATTATATTTTTTGTTCAACATATGGATCGGTTTTTTTTCTTTCGTACATAATGCCCTAAAATTATGCATCTAAAAAAACAGTTTTGCTAAAACACATCTAAATGTTTCCTAAGTATTACACATCTAAGTCTTATGTCATTGATTTGAAGCAAAGATTCGTGTGGgcatttcttttgtctttttctttttagcTTGGTTAAGTCATTTAGATGTACAATAACTATGACACATCTAGCTAAGCTTTATTTGGTGCGTTTATTCTTTATATTTGTTATATGAATCATGTATTAAAAGACATGTGAAAGAAAAGAAACGAGGATTAACCCATTTATACTTGCTCCATGGGAGTtccacaaaaaaagaaagaaagaaaatgttTTGAGGTGGTTATGCTTAGGTTTAGTACTAGGAGACGCGGTCGTATGTTGGTGCTGTACATTGGTGTGCTCCTTGTTTTGACTCATGTACACGAACATTGCCTTGTGTTATCAGGCGACATCGGTGTCAACTTTATGTCAAGGAAAAAAATATGCGGGCCCTGCAATGGAAATGGACACAGCAACTAATTAATGCTTGCCCCTGCAACACAAAAAACATAATGTTGTGCATTTCTTGATTCCTACATTGCTTTTCTCCCCTGAGAGCGACATGCTCCCGGCCGTGAACGAGCGTACGTACCTCCGTCCGTCCGTCCATGTCTTGTGTGTGCACAAAACCACTTGCTTTATCCAGGGTTTGGTGGTGATAAAGAAAATAAAGTTGAAGTGTAGTGTAGGTGCACCCTCTCCAACGGGGATCTCCCAACACACTCCGATAGTGGCGAGTAGCAACGCAACCACCCTCACCAACAAAGCGTCCGCACCAGCCCACCTGACCCCCGACCTAAGACCCCATTACATATGCCCTCCTCTACCCAACACAACACCAGCTCGACCGATCTCGCTCCCGCATCACCATGAGCTACCTCCTCTCCTACATCTCCAAGATGCTCTGCATCAAGACGCCGTcgtcggaggaggcggcggcgaagcAGCCGGCGGCCGGCGAGGAGTGCTGCGTCTGCCTCTCGAGGATCCGCGCCGGCGAGGCCACGCGGCGGCTCCCGTGCGAGCACGCCTTCCACCGGGACTGCGTCGACCGGTGGCTCGCGCTCTGCAAGCGGACGTGCCCGCTCTGCCGGGTGTACGTCGCCGACGGCGGCAGGCAGGCCGCGGCCAAGCACGCCGGCGAGGGCGCCCTAGCCGACGACCTCGTGATCTGGTTCTCCACCATGCTCGTCCCAGGATTCTGAGACGATCAACGATGATGTTCCCTTTGATTGATGGCCACGCATGGCACATGCAGCTAGGGTTGTAGGTAGCAAAACGTTTTCGCATATGGATCGTCGGCGAATGGGCTCTTTCAAGTTTTGTATTCCAGGTTTATCGTCCCTTTACGAATGTGGGTGTAAATAAGAAGCATGATCGATCTTCTACTAACCTTAATTTCGGATACATATGCGTGCTATAGATGTGTATTACTCACTGCATGGAAGATTGGCAAAATATTTCAAACAGTATTTTTCTCGCTGTAAAGCTCAACGCGTTGTGTTTGGAGATaaagaaacagaaacttttgacGTTCTTAATTTTTAGTCCCGCCTTTTGGAGCACAAAAAATATTAGCTAGCGGTGGTTGGGCCATGACCAATTCGACCATACTCTAATCTTTCCGAAAGTCATGAGAGAATTCATTTTTTTGTAACGAGTACTTTTTTTTTTGCAGGGCTAAAAATGTTAACACTCCTATTATCTTGGAACTGATTGTGCGTTTGTGACTTCTTTCCTTGCAAAATAAAGTTTTGACAGATCACTGCTTGTTGACCTCAAGAAGGAAGAGTTTGGCATCATCAAGTGTCTGAACAACTTCAAGTTGTCTAAAATTAATAGGAAGGCCAATTTAGTGACACATGAGATTGCTAAGTTTAGTTTTGACAATAAATCAGACGTTCTTCTTTTTAATAGTTGTGCGTGGCACTTGCTGTTATGAGCAATTGTAATAACATTTTATTTAAGTAATATACGGAGAGGTGTTTTTTTAAGAGAAAGCACAGAGTTACAGTTTTTTTTGtgagaaaacttctgatctattcatcttcaatcatggcagtacaacaaacaccagaaataacaaaaattagatccagatccgtagaccacctagcgacgactacaggCACTGAAGCGAGCAGAAGGCGCGCCaccgtcattgcccctccctcgccggagccgggaaAAACTTTTATAGTAGATAGTCGGGCAATCGTCGTACTAAGGCCTCATTTGACCAGCGcaacagaacaacaaccgccgccgatgaaagtagcgtagatcgaaaggatccaacctgaaaacacatgAACATAGACGAACTACGACCAAATCCGAGCAAATCGACCAAacacagatccgccggagacacacctccacacaccaacgatgatgctagacacaccattggAA
This region of Triticum aestivum cultivar Chinese Spring chromosome 2D, IWGSC CS RefSeq v2.1, whole genome shotgun sequence genomic DNA includes:
- the LOC123051254 gene encoding mRNA-capping enzyme, with the protein product MDLNASPLPEDDDHEEPVELDFGQDDEDHVESAVEIMRREREERRRKLKRDQPDDGPRPRPQQVRNDHATQNKIGGYKRVKETPQGWMDCPASGQPIDKIIPSKVPLDETFNESVPPGKRYSSKQVVNKQRKAGRDIGLVIDLTNTSRYYSPAEWTKQGTKHVKIACRGRDAVPENEAVNTFVYEVLAFHERQKPSRNPKYVLVHCTHGHNRTGFMIVHYLMRTQLSSVTEALNIFAQRRPPGIYKTDYIQALYTFYHEIPESITCPPTPEWKRPSDLDLNGEAKQDDDDDNGESAPSPDPVDDKAITNDDVLGDAVPFDQQDILRGICFKLLDFVPNGRANAQFPGSHPVSLNSENLQLLRQRYYYATWKADGTRYMMLIMRDGCFLIDRNFCFRRVQMRFPIRNVNDGFHNFTLIDGEMVVDAIPGGGLKRRYLAYDLMAINFSSKVKLPFSDRWKLLEDEIIRPRIYERKQFETGLKGNPSYRYDLELFSVRRKDFWLLSTVKKLLKEFIPALSHESDGLIFQGWDDPYVNRTHEGLLKWKYPEMNSVDFLFETGSENRQLIFLYERGKKKLMDGTRVVFADDVDPSSISGKIVECSWNKQEDCWFCMRIRADKSTPNDINTYRKVMRSITDNITEDKLLGEMSEISSLPMYADRKAHADRKAHAEKMAHQHRRRG
- the LOC123048462 gene encoding E3 ubiquitin-protein ligase ATL41 — its product is MSYLLSYISKMLCIKTPSSEEAAAKQPAAGEECCVCLSRIRAGEATRRLPCEHAFHRDCVDRWLALCKRTCPLCRVYVADGGRQAAAKHAGEGALADDLVIWFSTMLVPGF